A single genomic interval of Coregonus clupeaformis isolate EN_2021a chromosome 36, ASM2061545v1, whole genome shotgun sequence harbors:
- the LOC121552445 gene encoding golgin subfamily A member 6-like protein 22 produces MMKLVLVFALVASFFAENLLLPVGKERQREDVVTRCLVEVLSKALTKPHSYPLDQECKDILKAGAQHAAPVEKKSDEEVLTHEEEVKGHGPEPEVPGADLKDIEARLKSEEEKRETPEDEERSQVSWDLKDEKEKRIWKPTHRYHHKEVSEEKREEPDEEHSQESWSLGDEKEKRYRPTYRYTPKKHHKRDEEGLDEEREEPEEERSQESWSVGDEKEKRYRPTYRYTPKKLHKRDDKNEDCSQESWDLNDEKEKREEEEKEREKRIWKPTHRYHHKKHHKRGADSSDEESEENRSDESEEEENREKRIWKPTNRYHHNKHHQRSGDSSEEEEEERRSDSDEQEQEKRHGDAEEERARERQGALRYLAEKRSEGESRLLGEGEIYEKRSPWAYRGYYHPTWWKRSIEPLTPSHKMEELAKLLKRHQLASQSEPEEERKKSVPLTPEEEKELQNLAAMDMELQQIAEKMHENRSN; encoded by the exons ATGATGAAACTTGTGCTTGTTTTTGCTTTGGTTGCGTCTTTCTTTGCAG AAAATCTATTACTTCCCGTTGGAAAAGAACGACAGAGAGAAGATGTG GTAACACGGTGCTTGGTTGAGGTCCTGTCCAAGGCACTCACCAAACCTCACTCTTACCCTCTGGATCAGGAATGCAAAGATATTCTCAAAGCAG GTGCCCAACATGCTGCTCCTGTGGAGAAGAAAAGTGATGAGGAGGTGCTGACCCATGAAGAGGAGGTCAAAGGTCATGGACCTGAGCCTGAGGTTCCAGGGGCTGACTTGAAGGACATCGAGGCCCGCCTGAAGtctgaggaggagaagagagagacaccgGAGGACGAAGAGCGCAGCCAGGTGTCATGGGACCTCAAAGacgagaaggagaagaggatttGGAAACCAACGCACAGGTATCATCATAAGGAGGTTTCtgaggaaaagagagaagagcCAGACGAAGAACATAGTCAGGAATCCTGGAGCCTGGGTGATGAGAAGGAGAAGAGATATAGGCCTACCTATCGGTACACCCCAAAGAAACACCACAAACGAGATGAAGAGGGTttagatgaggagagagaagagccAGAAGAGGAACGCAGCCAAGAGTCCTGGAGCGTGGGCGATGAGAAGGAGAAGAGATATAGGCCTACCTATCGGTACACCCCAAAGAAATTACACAAACGAGATGACAAAAATGAAGATTGCAGTCAGGAGTCCTGGGATCTGAATGATgagaaggaaaagagagaggaggaagagaaggaaagagagaagagaattTGGAAACCCACACACAGATATCACCACAAGAAACACCACAAACGAGGTGCTGACTCATCAGACGAGGAATCGGAGGAAAATAGatcagatgagtcagaagaagaggaGAATAGAGAGAAGAGAATCTGGAAACCAACAAACAGATACCATCACAACAAGCATCACCAACGCAGTGGGgattcctcagaggaggaagaagaggaacgAAGGAGTGATTCTGACGAACAAGAACAGGAGAAGAGGCATGGAGATGccgaggaggagagagcgagagagaggcaaggGGCTCTGAG GTACCTGGCGGAGAagaggagtgagggggagagTCGTCTCCTGGGGGAGGGGGAGATATATGAGAAACGTTCTCCCTGGGCGTACAGAGGATACTACCACCCCACCTGGTGGAAGAGAAGCATAGAGCCACTCACACCATCACATAAG ATGGAGGAACTGGCAAAGCTGCTGAAGAGGCACCAGCTGGCCAGCCAATCAGAgccagaagaggagaggaagaagagcgTACCTCTAACCCCAGAGGAG gAGAAGGAGCTGCAAAACCTAGCAGCTATGGACATGGAGCTACAGCAAATTGCTGAGAAGATGCATGAAAACAGGAGCAATTAG